AAAAAGGGCACTGGTGCCCCCCCGTTGTCAAGGGAGGGGTGCTCCCCCTATCATAGGGGGATGGAGTTTGACGAGCTGGTCAGGATAATGGAGGCGTTGCGGAAGGGCTGCCCCTGGGACAGGCAGCAGACGCACAGGTCCCTCAAGCCTTATCTCATCGAGGAGGCATACGAGCTCGTGGAGGCCATCGAGGCGGAAGACCCGGCCAGGATGAAGGAGGAGCTGGGGGACCTGCTTCTTCAGGTGCTCTTCCACAGCGAGCTTGCGCGGGAGCGGGGCGACTTCGACATCGGGGACGTCATCACGGCAATCGGCGAGAAGATGATAAAGCGCCATCCCCACGTCTTCGGCACCGAGGTCTTCACCACGCCCGAGGAGGTCGTGGGCCAGTGGGAGGAGCGCAAGAGGGAGGAGGGGAAGCTCCGGAAGTCCCTCCTGGAGGGGGTGCCCCGGAGCATGCCTTCTTTGCTGAGGGCGCACCGGCTCCAGGCCCGGGCTGCCCGCGCGGGGTTTGACTGGAAGCGGACCGAGGACGTCATGGAGAAGCTGGACGAGGAGCTTTCGGAGTTCCGGGAGGCGGTCAGAAGCGGAGAGGAGGGACGGATGGAGGACGAGCTGGGCGACGTCTTCTTCGTCCTGGTGAACATCTCCCGCTTTATCGGGGTAAGCCCCGAGGACGCCCTGGCCGGGACCATCGGGAAGTTCATGGACCGCTTCCGCTACATGGAGGAGCAGGCGAAGCAGAGGGGGAAGAAGCTCGGCGACATGAGCCTGGAGGAGATGGACGCCCTCTGGGAGGAGGCCAAAGGGAAATGAAGAAGCACGCCGTCTGGATAATGCCCCGGGAGGAGGCCTGGGACAGGCTCAAGGAAGTGGTCGATGAGCTGGCCCTTGCCTATGGGGGCCCACGCTTCGGCCCCCATGTCACCCTCCTGGGCGGCATCCGCGCACGGACGGCGGAGACGGAGAAGAAGCTCCGGGACCTGGCCCTGAGCCTCGAGCCCTTCGAGGTGAAGCTGGGCAGGGTGGACTTTCTGAACGAGTACTACCGGTGCGTTTTCGCCCTGGTGGAGGACGCCGGGCCGGAGTCGCCCATCCGGAGGGCCTATGACCGGGCCTTCCAGGCATTTGCAGGAGACCTGGTGAACGCCGAAGAGAGGGACTTCATGCCCCACCTGAGCCTCATGTATGGCGACGTTTCCGTGGAAGCGAAGGAAGAGGCCGTCAAGCAACTGGGCGGCCGGCTGGAGGTGGCCTTCCCGGTGAGGAGCCTCTACCTGGCGGAGACCGACGGCCGCCCGGAGGACTGGCGGACGGCTGGCAGCTTTCCCCTGGGCGGGGCAAGCCGGAGGCGTTGACAACCCCTCCGGCCTTCCCTAGAATCTGAGTCACAAGAAACCACCAAGGAGGCCCGCCATGCCGGAATTTGCGCACCCCTTCGCGGGGATGTCCAGCCAGAGGAAGCTCACCACCGCGGAGCTCATCCGCGCCCTGCGCTACTCCATCTCCGCC
The genomic region above belongs to Nitrospirota bacterium and contains:
- the mazG gene encoding nucleoside triphosphate pyrophosphohydrolase, which encodes MEFDELVRIMEALRKGCPWDRQQTHRSLKPYLIEEAYELVEAIEAEDPARMKEELGDLLLQVLFHSELARERGDFDIGDVITAIGEKMIKRHPHVFGTEVFTTPEEVVGQWEERKREEGKLRKSLLEGVPRSMPSLLRAHRLQARAARAGFDWKRTEDVMEKLDEELSEFREAVRSGEEGRMEDELGDVFFVLVNISRFIGVSPEDALAGTIGKFMDRFRYMEEQAKQRGKKLGDMSLEEMDALWEEAKGK
- a CDS encoding 2'-5' RNA ligase family protein; the encoded protein is MKKHAVWIMPREEAWDRLKEVVDELALAYGGPRFGPHVTLLGGIRARTAETEKKLRDLALSLEPFEVKLGRVDFLNEYYRCVFALVEDAGPESPIRRAYDRAFQAFAGDLVNAEERDFMPHLSLMYGDVSVEAKEEAVKQLGGRLEVAFPVRSLYLAETDGRPEDWRTAGSFPLGGASRRR